In Acidobacteriota bacterium, a genomic segment contains:
- a CDS encoding dehydrogenase — protein sequence MKFVCLVYGEEKHVGAMTDDECMAYDQALRNAGRCLASEALQPVRTAKTVRVRQGRVSVIDGPFTETKECLAGFYLIDAKDIDEAIQIASEIPPAHVGSIEIRPIRELTSTTGERRQL from the coding sequence TTGAAATTCGTTTGCCTTGTCTACGGTGAGGAGAAACATGTCGGGGCCATGACGGATGACGAGTGTATGGCTTACGATCAAGCGCTGCGAAACGCCGGTCGATGTCTCGCCTCGGAGGCGCTTCAGCCCGTCCGCACTGCCAAGACAGTGCGTGTTCGCCAGGGAAGGGTCTCGGTTATCGATGGTCCCTTCACGGAAACGAAGGAGTGTCTGGCGGGTTTCTACTTAATCGACGCCAAAGACATCGACGAAGCGATTCAGATCGCCTCAGAAATTCCGCCAGCGCATGTCGGCAGCATCGAAATAAGGCCGATCAGAGAGCTGACGAGCACCACTGGGGAACGAAGGCAGTTGTAG
- a CDS encoding electron transfer flavoprotein subunit beta — MKILVCMKQVPQKDAPLKLNESGTWIREDVSYEVNEPDAYALEEALRQKEKHGGEVVVITTGPARAQQVLREALAKGADRAIHLEGNEFVGLDSFNTAKAIAASIKDEKFDLIFTGLQSDDYGYAQTGVLLAEILGWPHATIIMSIEKSDGGIRLKRELEAGFFQHLEMPLPAVLTIQSGINKLRYATLIGIKQAKNKPLRKVSHGEIQQALGPNLQKIEKLYIPQKQKKTEMLEGSAAEVARKLVDKLKNEVRVL; from the coding sequence ATGAAGATTCTGGTCTGCATGAAGCAGGTACCGCAGAAGGACGCGCCTCTCAAGCTGAATGAGAGCGGCACCTGGATCCGGGAAGACGTCTCTTATGAGGTCAATGAGCCTGATGCTTACGCCTTAGAGGAGGCGTTGCGTCAGAAAGAGAAGCACGGCGGTGAAGTGGTTGTGATCACCACCGGCCCGGCGCGCGCGCAGCAGGTTCTACGCGAAGCTCTCGCCAAAGGCGCTGATCGCGCGATTCATCTCGAGGGCAATGAGTTTGTCGGGCTGGACTCGTTTAATACCGCGAAGGCTATTGCAGCTTCGATCAAAGACGAAAAGTTCGACCTGATCTTTACTGGTTTGCAGTCGGATGACTATGGTTACGCACAGACGGGAGTCCTGCTTGCCGAGATTCTGGGCTGGCCGCATGCAACGATTATTATGAGCATTGAGAAAAGCGACGGCGGCATTCGTCTCAAACGCGAGCTCGAAGCTGGATTCTTTCAACATCTCGAGATGCCATTACCTGCGGTGCTCACGATTCAATCGGGCATCAATAAACTGCGGTATGCGACGCTGATCGGCATCAAGCAGGCCAAAAACAAGCCGCTCCGTAAAGTGAGTCACGGAGAAATTCAGCAAGCGCTCGGCCCGAATCTGCAAAAAATCGAAAAGCTGTACATTCCGCAGAAGCAGAAGAAAACCGAGATGCTGGAGGGATCGGCCGCGGAAGTGGCCAGGAAATTAGTCGATAAACTCAAGAATGAGGTGCGCGTACTTTAA
- a CDS encoding electron transfer flavoprotein subunit alpha/FixB family protein yields MADTLLVVVEQREGKLNRVSLETLTAAQAIAAETGSKLEAAVVGGSIDPIAQEIAKIKVAKVYAIESPQLERYTADAYVAALKQFITSKQPKLVLMPHTYQVRDFAPKLAAALGRTLISDAIGYRKDGTKLVFTRQMFQGKFAADVSFSCDPPHFATFQAGSYRGDKVEIGANPAPVEKVATQVDGAAIRVKPLDIFKEAKQAVDLTQAEIIVSVGRGIKEQKNIELAKVLADALGGEIAASRPICDSGWLPMDRQIGSSGQTVAPKLYLALGISGAIQHIVGMKGARSIIAINKDAEAPIFEIADFGVVGNLFDIVPALTEEVKKAKA; encoded by the coding sequence ATGGCAGACACACTTCTCGTCGTAGTCGAACAGCGTGAAGGCAAACTGAATCGCGTCTCGCTGGAGACCTTGACCGCGGCGCAAGCAATCGCAGCTGAAACCGGCTCGAAGCTGGAAGCGGCAGTTGTCGGCGGCAGCATTGATCCCATTGCTCAGGAAATCGCAAAAATAAAAGTAGCGAAGGTGTATGCGATCGAGTCTCCACAACTAGAACGCTATACGGCCGACGCTTATGTCGCAGCACTCAAGCAGTTCATCACTTCGAAGCAGCCGAAGTTAGTACTCATGCCGCACACATACCAGGTGCGCGACTTCGCGCCTAAGCTCGCCGCAGCTCTGGGCCGCACGCTCATCAGCGACGCAATCGGTTATCGCAAAGACGGGACAAAGCTTGTCTTCACGCGCCAGATGTTTCAGGGCAAATTCGCGGCCGATGTCTCGTTCAGTTGCGATCCGCCACATTTCGCTACCTTCCAGGCCGGCTCATACCGCGGTGACAAGGTCGAGATCGGCGCAAACCCGGCTCCAGTCGAGAAAGTCGCAACCCAAGTTGATGGCGCAGCAATTCGAGTGAAGCCACTCGACATCTTCAAAGAAGCAAAGCAGGCGGTTGATCTGACTCAGGCCGAAATCATCGTGTCGGTTGGCCGAGGCATTAAAGAACAAAAGAACATTGAACTCGCGAAGGTTCTTGCCGATGCGCTCGGAGGAGAAATCGCAGCTTCGCGTCCAATCTGTGATTCCGGATGGCTGCCGATGGACCGTCAGATCGGTTCCTCAGGGCAGACCGTCGCTCCGAAACTTTACCTCGCGTTGGGAATCAGCGGCGCAATACAACATATCGTTGGCATGAAAGGCGCCCGCAGTATCATTGCGATAAATAAAGATGCTGAGGCCCCAATCTTCGAAATTGCAGACTTCGGAGTGGTCGGCAATCTCTTCGACATCGTGCCCGCACTCACCGAGGAAGTGAAGAAAGCAAAGGCGTAA
- a CDS encoding electron transfer flavoprotein: MIFRTSLPIIDRPKMEADVVIVGGGPAGMACALRLSQLVDEHNKKNPDWPLSKENIYVLEKSREVGQHCLSGALLDPRSMRELLPGFEKEAPIDAEVSKEAVYFLTEKSKFKSPITPPPMRDHGNYVISINKFVKWLGEKVEQAGITIFTGFAASELLVEHDRVIGVRTDDKGLDKQNQQKSNFEPGYDLKAKITILSEGTRGSLTKQLIGRFALDKERNPQTYGVGVKELWEVPAGRIAPGEVIYTAGWPLTNQEYGGSWIYGSKDNIVSIGFVMGLDYKDPRLDSHHVMQTFKMHPFVRQLLEGGKMIRYGAKTMPYGGWFAIPPLAGDGWMLTGDSAGFVNSQRLKGIHLAIKSGMLAAESAYEALVDGDFSANQLSSYQSRVDKSWIREELWKVRNFHQGFEHGMFEGMIHAALQQVTLGRGLHERYTAHAGHRRLEKIDRLPTGGYGREHMLGAAKGDGKLTFDKLTDVYHSGTKHDDDQPIHLVIHDTDICNTRCTVEYGNPCQHFCPAKVYEMVEASDIPNGKEIHVNFANCVHCKTCDIMDPYQIITWVPPEGGGGPNYDGM, translated from the coding sequence ATGATTTTCCGAACCTCTCTTCCCATTATTGATCGTCCCAAAATGGAAGCCGACGTTGTGATTGTCGGGGGCGGCCCGGCTGGCATGGCTTGTGCCCTGCGGTTATCACAGCTCGTCGATGAGCACAATAAGAAGAACCCGGATTGGCCGCTGAGCAAGGAAAACATTTATGTGCTCGAAAAATCGCGCGAAGTAGGACAGCATTGTCTCTCCGGCGCGTTGCTTGATCCGCGCTCCATGCGGGAATTGTTGCCTGGCTTTGAAAAGGAAGCGCCGATTGACGCAGAGGTCAGCAAAGAAGCGGTCTACTTCCTCACGGAAAAATCCAAGTTTAAATCTCCGATTACGCCACCTCCCATGCGCGATCACGGTAATTACGTGATCTCGATTAACAAATTCGTAAAGTGGCTTGGAGAAAAGGTCGAGCAGGCAGGCATCACCATCTTCACTGGATTCGCCGCATCGGAACTGCTGGTTGAGCATGATCGCGTCATCGGCGTTCGCACTGACGATAAAGGACTCGATAAGCAGAACCAGCAGAAGTCGAACTTCGAGCCGGGTTATGACTTGAAGGCGAAGATCACGATTCTCTCCGAGGGCACACGCGGATCGCTGACCAAGCAGCTGATTGGACGCTTCGCTCTCGACAAAGAGCGCAATCCCCAGACCTATGGCGTCGGCGTGAAGGAATTATGGGAAGTGCCCGCGGGCCGCATTGCTCCCGGAGAAGTGATCTACACCGCAGGATGGCCGCTGACGAATCAGGAGTATGGCGGCTCGTGGATTTACGGCAGCAAAGACAACATCGTCTCCATCGGTTTCGTTATGGGACTCGACTACAAGGATCCACGCCTCGATTCGCATCACGTGATGCAGACCTTCAAGATGCACCCCTTCGTGCGCCAACTCCTGGAAGGCGGAAAGATGATTCGTTACGGTGCGAAGACCATGCCGTATGGAGGATGGTTTGCGATCCCGCCGCTCGCAGGCGATGGTTGGATGCTGACCGGCGACTCTGCTGGGTTTGTTAATTCTCAACGCTTAAAAGGAATTCATCTTGCGATCAAGAGCGGCATGCTCGCCGCAGAGTCCGCGTACGAAGCGCTCGTAGACGGCGACTTCAGCGCGAATCAACTTTCCAGCTACCAAAGCCGTGTCGACAAGAGCTGGATTCGCGAAGAGTTATGGAAGGTCCGCAACTTCCACCAGGGCTTCGAGCATGGAATGTTTGAAGGAATGATCCATGCTGCGCTGCAGCAGGTCACGCTCGGCAGAGGTTTGCACGAACGCTATACCGCTCATGCTGGTCACAGGCGTCTGGAGAAAATCGATCGCCTGCCGACTGGCGGCTACGGCCGCGAGCACATGCTTGGCGCCGCAAAAGGCGATGGTAAGCTGACCTTCGACAAACTGACCGACGTCTACCATTCCGGCACAAAGCACGACGACGATCAGCCCATCCATCTCGTCATTCACGATACCGACATTTGCAACACGCGCTGCACGGTCGAGTATGGCAATCCTTGCCAGCACTTCTGTCCCGCCAAGGTTTACGAGATGGTGGAAGCGTCAGACATTCCCAATGGCAAAGAAATTCACGTGAACTTTGCTAACTGCGTCCATTGCAAGACCTGCGACATCATGGATCCCTACCAGATCATTACCTGGGTCCCGCCGGAAGGCGGTGGTGGGCCGAACTACGATGGCATGTAA
- a CDS encoding RNA polymerase subunit sigma-24 — MKALTNDADERLLIEAAKRDPARFGELYQRYVYQVYAYVSRRVGTREEAEDITSDVFHHALENLRKFEWRGAPFAAWLIRIAAHRMIDRWRKTSRETGNPISDDPKDIRMEEIEQRAALFQLVKRLPEDQRRVVVLRFVEEKSIREIAQELRRSEGAVKQLQFRALEKLRASVEGANG, encoded by the coding sequence TTGAAGGCCCTGACGAACGACGCAGACGAGCGGCTTCTGATCGAGGCGGCCAAGCGCGATCCTGCGCGCTTTGGGGAGCTCTATCAGCGCTACGTGTATCAGGTGTATGCGTATGTTTCGCGGCGCGTCGGCACGCGGGAAGAGGCGGAAGACATTACTTCGGATGTTTTTCACCACGCGCTGGAGAACTTAAGAAAGTTCGAGTGGCGTGGAGCTCCGTTTGCTGCATGGCTGATTCGCATCGCGGCACATCGCATGATCGATCGCTGGCGGAAAACATCGCGTGAGACTGGGAACCCCATTAGCGACGATCCGAAAGACATTCGCATGGAAGAGATTGAGCAGCGCGCCGCTCTTTTCCAACTGGTGAAGCGTCTTCCCGAGGACCAGCGCCGGGTTGTGGTGTTGCGCTTTGTTGAGGAGAAGAGCATTCGGGAAATTGCGCAGGAACTCCGGCGGAGTGAAGGAGCCGTGAAGCAACTTCAGTTCCGCGCTCTGGAAAAGCTTCGTGCCAGCGTGGAGGGCGCCAATGGCTAA
- a CDS encoding amidase, translating to MSKSRRQFLVNLALAYFGTSLSSSSHAQQTTAPPPGMPPAFGTAPPVGPEVSPTTFAEAEKLMQVQFTAAERAQAAGNWRSAMAPLYERRTGPRKIELESTLAPYSRWNPVLPGEAPAPARDQFVRSNADPGSLPSRDEDIAFAPLTHLARWIERRQLSSERLTQIYLSRLRKFDAKVRCVITLTPELALKQARQADQEIAAGQYRGPLHGIPWGGKDLLDTAGIPTTYGAEPFRNRVPNEDAVVVKRLHEAGAVLVAKLSLGALALNDIWFGGQTMNPWLLEEGSSGSSAGPGAAVAAGLVGFAIGSETGGSIVSPSTRCGITGLRPTYGRVPRTGAMTLCWSLDKLGPMTRRVEDAMLVLHAISGPDPGDLSSVPSKLDFDANASASGLRVGYFPAWMKESPATDVDRSALSAVSKVGMVPVEVSLPDWPYDSLDIILFAEAAAAFEDLSLSRKLDELKVQVPDAWPNTFRQSRFLSAVDFVQCDRFRRKVAVEMARLFSKVDLLLVPSLRDEMLTITNFTGHPSLTLRAGFFEVSQARSDWAPDPAHPLPKFSPPRRVPHGVTLIGKLFNEGTIARAGLALERSLAVSDERPPGFGA from the coding sequence ATGTCTAAATCTCGCAGGCAGTTCCTTGTCAATCTGGCTCTCGCCTATTTCGGAACATCGCTTTCATCTTCGAGTCATGCTCAGCAAACCACGGCGCCGCCTCCTGGAATGCCGCCAGCCTTTGGCACGGCGCCGCCCGTCGGACCAGAGGTGTCACCCACAACCTTCGCCGAAGCAGAGAAGTTGATGCAGGTGCAGTTCACAGCGGCGGAACGGGCACAAGCGGCTGGCAACTGGCGCAGCGCCATGGCACCACTCTATGAGCGTCGCACCGGTCCACGCAAGATCGAACTGGAGTCAACTCTGGCACCATACTCCCGCTGGAATCCGGTATTGCCGGGCGAAGCACCCGCGCCTGCCCGCGACCAATTTGTCAGGAGCAACGCGGACCCGGGTTCATTACCATCACGAGACGAAGACATCGCCTTTGCTCCTCTCACTCATCTCGCGCGGTGGATCGAGCGTCGGCAATTGAGTTCCGAGCGGCTGACACAAATCTATCTTTCGCGGTTAAGGAAGTTCGATGCAAAAGTGAGATGCGTGATCACACTGACTCCCGAATTGGCACTTAAGCAAGCCAGACAGGCTGACCAGGAGATTGCCGCAGGTCAGTATCGAGGTCCGTTGCACGGAATTCCCTGGGGCGGCAAAGACCTGCTCGACACCGCAGGAATTCCTACAACTTACGGCGCGGAACCATTCCGCAACCGTGTACCTAATGAAGATGCAGTGGTTGTAAAGAGATTGCATGAAGCGGGTGCAGTGCTGGTTGCTAAGCTCAGTCTTGGGGCGCTGGCGCTCAACGACATCTGGTTCGGTGGACAAACCATGAATCCGTGGCTCCTGGAAGAAGGATCGTCAGGCTCGAGTGCCGGTCCCGGCGCTGCGGTCGCTGCCGGACTCGTCGGCTTCGCGATTGGAAGCGAAACAGGAGGAAGTATCGTCTCCCCGAGCACACGCTGCGGAATTACCGGATTGCGCCCGACGTATGGCCGCGTGCCCCGCACCGGAGCAATGACGCTGTGCTGGTCGCTCGACAAGCTTGGGCCTATGACCCGCCGAGTGGAAGATGCGATGCTGGTTCTACATGCCATTTCGGGACCTGATCCCGGCGACCTCTCCAGCGTGCCCAGCAAACTCGATTTCGATGCGAATGCTTCGGCGAGCGGCCTGCGAGTGGGCTACTTTCCCGCCTGGATGAAGGAAAGTCCAGCTACGGATGTTGACCGATCTGCTCTCTCTGCGGTGAGCAAAGTTGGAATGGTTCCCGTCGAAGTGTCGCTGCCAGATTGGCCATACGATTCTCTAGACATAATCCTTTTCGCCGAAGCTGCTGCGGCCTTCGAAGACCTGAGCCTCAGCCGCAAGCTTGACGAACTCAAAGTGCAAGTACCGGACGCCTGGCCAAATACATTTCGCCAATCGCGATTCCTCTCCGCTGTGGACTTTGTGCAATGCGACCGTTTCCGCCGAAAAGTCGCGGTCGAGATGGCGCGCCTGTTCTCCAAGGTTGATCTGCTCCTGGTTCCATCCTTGCGAGACGAGATGCTCACCATCACCAACTTCACCGGCCATCCGTCGCTCACGCTTCGCGCCGGATTCTTTGAAGTTTCGCAAGCTCGCAGCGATTGGGCTCCCGATCCGGCGCATCCGCTGCCAAAATTTTCACCGCCGCGCCGTGTGCCTCATGGTGTGACCCTGATTGGGAAGTTATTTAATGAAGGCACGATAGCCCGTGCTGGACTCGCACTGGAACGTAGCCTCGCTGTGAGCGATGAAAGACCGCCGGGCTTCGGGGCCTGA
- a CDS encoding peroxidase, producing the protein MLRINDEAPNFTAETSQGTINFHEWIDNGWAILFSHPKDFTPVCTTELGYMAGLQPDFEKRNCKIIGLSVDPVSSHNKWKLDIEETQGHKVTYPMIGDPELKVAKLYDMLPADAGNTSEGRTPAINATVRTVFVIGPDKKIKLMLSYPMSTGRNFDEVLRVLDSIQLTTKHQVSTPVNWKPGDDVIISGSVSDDDARKRYPGGWRAPRPYLRIVPQPK; encoded by the coding sequence ATGTTGCGCATCAATGACGAAGCCCCCAATTTCACCGCCGAAACTTCGCAGGGCACGATCAATTTCCACGAGTGGATCGACAACGGCTGGGCCATTTTGTTCTCGCACCCTAAGGACTTCACTCCGGTGTGCACGACCGAGCTCGGCTATATGGCAGGCCTTCAGCCTGACTTCGAGAAGCGTAATTGCAAGATCATCGGACTGAGTGTGGATCCGGTAAGCAGCCACAACAAGTGGAAGCTGGACATCGAAGAGACCCAGGGCCACAAGGTGACATATCCGATGATCGGCGATCCGGAGCTGAAAGTAGCCAAACTCTACGACATGCTGCCCGCCGATGCCGGCAATACTTCAGAAGGCCGCACCCCTGCCATAAACGCTACCGTGCGAACCGTGTTCGTGATCGGTCCAGACAAGAAGATCAAACTGATGCTCAGCTACCCGATGAGCACTGGCCGCAATTTCGACGAAGTTCTGCGGGTGCTCGATTCCATCCAACTCACCACCAAACACCAGGTCTCAACTCCCGTGAACTGGAAGCCCGGGGACGACGTGATTATCAGCGGCAGTGTTTCGGATGACGACGCTCGAAAGAGGTATCCCGGCGGCTGGCGGGCTCCAAGACCTTATCTTCGGATCGTTCCGCAGCCCAAGTAG
- a CDS encoding M23 family peptidase, whose protein sequence is MRAALGILLTLIVLAFILLFTFSTAPVVTLPASLKTIGHATPVTVTLADPHGIRRAAAYIEQNGERYKLAEVEHPVRHFRWLRGAPEHTLKFTAGVKGTPQLKDGTARLIVEATSNDFRGQTVEAARDVVVVTQPVKVSVDSDQHYLYLGMADLVTYNVSGSPTASGVRVGDESFRGWPMPGGKPGQFSLFAFAWNMPLNTVPAVYAIGPGGDEAHGQMVINFPKREQPKYRVRDLQIDDKFMEKVVSELDPNGFGDMVERFVRINSEMRKANNETLANLKTKTEPAFLWSQPFLQQPNTKVEANFADVRNYIHKGKKIDQQTHLGYDLSSTQHVGVEASNDGRVVWAAPLGIYGNCIVVDHGYSLQTIYGHLSEIDVHEGDTVKRGQVMGKSGMTGMAGGDHIHFSMQLEGVQIDPREWWDAHWIKDHIARRVELPTT, encoded by the coding sequence ATGCGAGCCGCTCTCGGAATTCTTCTTACACTCATTGTTCTTGCGTTCATCCTTCTTTTCACTTTCTCAACGGCGCCCGTCGTCACGCTTCCGGCTTCGCTTAAGACGATTGGCCACGCAACCCCTGTGACAGTGACCCTGGCCGATCCTCATGGGATCCGTCGCGCTGCCGCATACATTGAGCAGAATGGCGAGCGTTACAAGCTGGCGGAGGTGGAACATCCCGTTCGCCATTTTCGCTGGCTGCGTGGCGCGCCGGAGCACACACTCAAGTTCACCGCAGGAGTAAAGGGCACTCCACAGCTCAAAGATGGCACTGCTCGTTTGATCGTGGAGGCCACCTCGAATGACTTTCGGGGCCAGACGGTGGAAGCTGCACGAGATGTTGTCGTGGTTACGCAGCCGGTGAAGGTAAGCGTCGATTCCGACCAGCATTACCTCTACCTCGGCATGGCGGATTTGGTGACGTACAACGTCTCAGGCTCACCGACAGCTTCAGGCGTCCGCGTCGGTGACGAGAGCTTTCGCGGCTGGCCAATGCCGGGCGGCAAGCCAGGCCAGTTCTCTCTGTTCGCATTTGCATGGAACATGCCTCTGAATACCGTGCCGGCGGTGTATGCCATTGGCCCGGGCGGTGACGAAGCGCATGGACAGATGGTGATCAACTTCCCAAAGAGGGAACAACCAAAGTACCGCGTCCGCGACCTGCAGATCGACGACAAATTCATGGAGAAAGTGGTAAGCGAACTCGATCCGAACGGCTTCGGAGACATGGTGGAGCGCTTCGTGCGCATCAACAGCGAGATGCGCAAGGCAAACAACGAAACGCTGGCGAATCTAAAGACAAAAACAGAGCCTGCGTTTCTCTGGTCGCAACCCTTTCTGCAACAGCCAAACACAAAGGTCGAAGCCAACTTCGCCGACGTCCGCAATTACATTCACAAGGGTAAGAAGATTGATCAGCAGACGCATCTTGGCTACGACTTGTCGAGCACGCAGCACGTCGGGGTGGAGGCATCGAATGACGGACGCGTGGTTTGGGCCGCACCGCTCGGAATCTACGGCAACTGCATCGTCGTCGACCACGGCTACAGCCTGCAGACGATCTATGGCCATCTGAGCGAGATCGACGTTCACGAAGGCGACACGGTGAAGCGCGGGCAGGTGATGGGCAAGAGCGGTATGACGGGTATGGCCGGAGGCGACCACATCCACTTCAGCATGCAGCTCGAAGGTGTGCAGATCGATCCCAGGGAATGGTGGGATGCGCACTGGATCAAGGACCACATTGCCCGTCGCGTCGAGCTGCCGACTACTTAG